Proteins from one Telopea speciosissima isolate NSW1024214 ecotype Mountain lineage chromosome 1, Tspe_v1, whole genome shotgun sequence genomic window:
- the LOC122667540 gene encoding beta-carotene hydroxylase 2, chloroplastic-like, translating into MAARISVAANAKMFLIDRNQFLFPKPNSVICSSSLLSPIVSRPLSVFQAKKKMSVTLCLVMEQKKVGIGSTDEEDSTEESPDEINPISVRTAERLARKKSERFTYLIAAVMSSLGITSMAVASVYYRFYWQMEGGEVPVSEFFGTFALSVGAAVGMEFWARWAHRALWHASLWHMHESHHRPRDGPFELNDVFAIINAVPAIALLSFGFFHKGLFPGLCFGAGLGITVFGMAYMFVHDGLVHKRFPVGPIANVPYLRKVAAAHQIHHSDKFNGVPYGLFLGPKELEEVEGLEELEKEINRRIKLSQGT; encoded by the exons ATGGCGGCCCGAATTTCCGTAGCTGCGAACGCTAAAATGTTCCTAATCGATCGAAATCAATTCCTCTTTCCGAAACCCAACTCCGTCATCTGttcctcttctctcttatcTCCAATCGTCAGCCGTCCCCTCAGTGTTTTCCaagcgaagaagaagatgagcgTGACTCTTTGCTTGGTTATGGAGCAGAAAAAGGTGGGGATAGGTAGTACCGATGAAGAAGATAGCACGGAAGAGAGTCCCGATGAGATTAATCCGATCTCAGTGCGAACGGCTGAGAGATTAGCCAGGAAGAAATCAGAGCGGTTTACTTACCTCATCGCGGCGGTCATGTCCAGTCTGGGAATCACTTCCATGGCTGTTGCCTCTGTTTACTACAGATTCTATTGGCAAATGGag GGGGGAGAGGTTCCTGTTTCGGAGTTTTTCGGTACATTTGCTCTATCCGTAGGCGCAGCC GTGGGAATGGAGTTTTGGGCTCGATGGGCTCACAGAGCTCTCTGGCACGCTTCGCTGTGGCATATGCACGAG TCTCACCATCGACCAAGAGACGGTCCCTTCGAGCTAAACGACGTCTTTGCCATTATCAATGCCGTTCCTGCCATCGCTCTCCTTTCCTTCGGCTTCTTCCACAAAGGCCTCTTCCCTGGTCTCTGTTTTGGTGCC GGTTTAGGTATAACAGTGTTTGGTATGGCCTACATGTTCGTCCACGATGGTCTAGTACACAAAAGATTCCCTGTGGGACCTATCGCCAACGTGCCTTACTTACGTAAAGTTGCTGCGGCCCACCAA ATCCATCATTCGGACAAATTCAATGGAGTGCCATATGGGTTGTTCTTGGGACCTAAg GAGCTAGAAGAGGTGGAAGGGTTGGAAGAGTTAGAGAAGGAGATCAATCGAAGGATTAAGCTATCCCAGGGCACTTGA